The proteins below come from a single Pandoraea apista genomic window:
- the nrdR gene encoding transcriptional regulator NrdR codes for MRCPFCRHDDTQVIDSREAEDGAAIRRRRKCPSCDKRFTTYERVELAMPAVVKKDGSRAEYDRAKVRASMQLAIRKRPVSAEAMDAAIARIEYKLLAGAEREVMSQRIGELVMRELKRLDKIAYIRFASVYRSFEDIAEFRDVLEEIDSTDIKPKRKPVG; via the coding sequence ATGCGCTGCCCGTTCTGCCGGCACGACGACACGCAGGTCATCGACTCGCGTGAAGCGGAAGACGGCGCTGCCATCCGGCGGCGCCGGAAATGCCCGTCGTGCGACAAGCGTTTCACCACCTACGAACGCGTCGAGCTGGCGATGCCGGCGGTCGTCAAGAAAGATGGCAGCCGCGCCGAGTACGACCGCGCGAAAGTGCGCGCCAGTATGCAACTGGCGATTCGCAAGCGCCCGGTGAGCGCCGAAGCGATGGATGCTGCAATTGCGCGCATCGAGTACAAGCTGCTGGCCGGTGCGGAGCGTGAAGTGATGAGCCAGCGTATTGGCGAGCTTGTGATGCGCGAGTTGAAGCGGTTGGACAAGATCGCCTATATTCGCTTTGCGTCGGTGTATCGAAGCTTCGAAGATATCGCCGAGTTCCGCGATGTGCTCGAGGAGATCGACAGCACCGATATCAAGCCTAAGCGTAAGCCGGTGGGTTGA